The following proteins are encoded in a genomic region of Hydra vulgaris chromosome 05, alternate assembly HydraT2T_AEP:
- the LOC136080429 gene encoding uncharacterized protein LOC136080429, with translation MLLLKRTEFGHPDVAIILTQISYYMSGLNEAQMDDVFKRLDNCSYKHAEYERWIVAVGMDNVPKNLHTLNGVNLDDIEQREQLYSLLCYSMNVVNFSLARAVFPKESKQFPHKISMSAWDLCLSKNKFGSGAKEPTTGFSGTNESQLLLPLTIKQEDLPQILGTNALVLSYLLQSENNNYYHFGPCADTLDEDILNKAVKTGARVLLDVGALMLQMDNEKVAQEWLRKLWENKQVCAAVFFGKDDCLMVCDRVGRKCLFSVSPYYHQLDRCVVYLDDIHTRGTDLRFPNNTIGCVTLGKGLTKDRLVQACMRMRLLGKGHSIYYCAANDVHLSITKQMKYNEREPQSADILRWAIGNSCDSVRDGLLHWSSQGLQRSIKDAAESAFKHNIAKIKSDKKKRESSCMMKRSINNASDREPQTSHNRWRAIEYSCDSVRTGLLNWSSQGLQRSNKDAAEYAFNHKDGNIKSGLKKLGLQCTEDEMLQLYHLYGGSRLLEPVPKIIKKSLNVSVNRFERNILPMILILLKTLVKQLYQLVMTFLLVATSMLVLTNALLTFWTRSRNENLKLSWKRKDMFIDLVFRSHINLLLHKLSKSWRQQGASRIRVLLILFQLIKSLIAQQDFQSFL, from the coding sequence ATGTTGCTGCTGAAAAGAACAGAATTCGGTCATCCTGATGTGGCTATTATTCTAACGCAAATTAGTTACTACATGAGTGGACTCAACGAAGCTCAGATGGATGATGTATTTAAACGTTTAGATAACTGTTCTTACAAACACGCAGAGTATGAAAGGTGGATAGTAGCTGTCGGCATGGATAACGTGCCGAAAAACTTGCATACTTTGAACGGCGTTAATCTTGATGATATCGAACAGAGAGAACAATTGTATTCCTTGCTTTGCTACAGCATGAACGTGGTAAATTTCTCGTTAGCCAGAGCTGTTTTTCCAAAGGAATCAAAACAGTTTCCTCATAAGATTTCGATGTCAGCGTGGGATCTTTGTCTTTCCAAAAACAAGTTTGGTAGTGGAGCCAAAGAACCAACTACCGGGTTCAGTGGCACAAACGAATCTCAGTTGCTTTTGCCACTTACAATTAAACAAGAAGACTTACCGCAGATATTAGGCACAAATGCTTTGGTTTTAAGTTACTTACTTCAATCTGAAAATAACAACTACTACCATTTTGGCCCATGTGCAGACACGTTAGACGAAGATATTCTGAACAAAGCTGTTAAAACTGGGGCTCGTGTATTGCTTGATGTTGGCGCACTAATGCTTCAAATGGACAACGAAAAAGTTGCTCAAGAATGGCTAAGAAAACTTTGGGAAAATAAGCAGGTGTGTGCTGCTGTGTTTTTTGGGAAAGACGATTGCTTAATGGTATGCGACAGAGTTGGTCGTAAATGTCTGTTTTCTGTGTCTCCTTATTACCATCAGCTAGATCGTTGTGTTGTCTATCTTGATGATATTCATACTCGAGGAACAGACTTACGTTTTCCTAATAACACTATCGGATGTGTAACATTGGGTAAAGGACTGACAAAAGATCGTCTCGTTCAAGCTTGTATGCGCATGCGTTTGCTTGGGAAAGGACACTCCATTTACTACTGCGCCGCGAACGATGTACACTTATCAATAAcaaagcaaatgaaatataatgaGAGAGAACCACAATCTGCTGACATCCTTAGATGGGCTATTGGGAACAGTTGTGACTCTGTACGGGACGGACTTTTGCATTGGTCATCTCAAGGACTTCAACGCTCTATTAAGGATGCCGCTGAGTCTgcttttaaacataatatcgcaaagataaaatctgataaaaaaaaacgtgAATCGTCATGTATGATGAAACGCTCTATCAACAATGCCTCTGACAGAGAACCACAAACTTCCCACAACCGTTGGCGGGCTATCGAATACAGCTGTGACTCTGTACGGACCGGGCTTTTGAATTGGTCATCTCAAGGACTTCAACGCTCTAACAAAGATGCCGCTGAATATGCCTTCAATCATAAAGATGGAAACATAAAATCTGGTCTAAAAAAACTTGGTTTGCAATGTACCGAAGACGAAATGCTACAGCTTTATCATCTTTACGGTGGATCTCGTTTGCTGGAACCAGTTCcgaaaatcataaaaaagagtCTCAATGTCAGTGTCAATCGTTTTGAGAGAAACATTTTGCCGATGATCTTGATTCTATTAAAAACATTAGTGAAGCAATTATATCAATTGGTAATGACATTCTTACTCGTTGCAACGAGTATGTTAGTACTTACAAACGCTTTGCTAACATTTTGGACGAGGAGCAGGAACGAGAACTTGAAGTTGAGTTGGAAGAGGAAAGACATGTTTATCGACCTAGTTTTCAGATCCCACATAAACCTGCTACTTCACAAGCTATCAAAGAGTTGGCGACAACAGGGTGCTTCAAGAATACGAGTTTTGTTGATATTGTTCCAGTTAATAAAATCTTTGATAGCACAACAAgactttcaaagttttttgtaa